Proteins from one Rosa chinensis cultivar Old Blush chromosome 7, RchiOBHm-V2, whole genome shotgun sequence genomic window:
- the LOC112179671 gene encoding proline transporter 2 translates to MEGLEGNTNNYEAGLSIEQARTKCDQDHEYTLPSAHAIGHDSWQQVGLMMVTGFNCGYILSFSNLMLVPLGWTWGIICLVVVGFYTAYANWLLAAFHFINGQRFIRYRDIMGYLYGREMYYITWVLQFSTLLLGNMGFILLGGRALKEINSELSDSPLRLQYFIVITGVTYFIFAFFIPTMSKMRFWLGPSTIVTFAYIVILLVVLVKDGKTKTTERNYEIHGNKAERVFNVFNAVSAIIVCNTAGLLLEIQSTLQKPAVTNMRKALYLQYSAGLLFYYGVSIVGYWAYGATVSEYLPEELSGPKSVKVLINAAVFLQSIVSQHMFVAPIHEALDTKFLKLDESMHWKYNFKRRFYLRALLFMGNTFVTAAIPFMGDFVNLFGSFTLVPLTFVFPSMIFIKVKGKTARLEKNLWHWFNIVIFSLLAIITTISAVRSIVNNVKEYNFFADT, encoded by the exons ATGGAAGGACTAGAAGGTAACACAAACAACTATGAAGCTGGTTTGAGCATTGAACAAGCTCGAACAAAGTGTGATCAAGATCATGAATATACACTCCCCTCAGCTCACGCTATTGGTCATG ATTCATGGCAGCAGGTTGGGTTGATGATGGTGACTGGCTTCAATTGCGGGTACATATTGAGCTTTTCAAATCTGATGCTTGTGCCTTTGGGTTGGACATGGGGTATCATCTGCCTCGTTGTTGTTGGCTTTTATACCGCCTATGCTAACTGGCTTTTGGCTGCTTTTCACTTCATCAATGGCCAAAGATTCATCAGATACAGAGATATTATGGGCTATTTATATG GCAGAGAAATGTATTACATAACATGGGTTTTACAGTTCTCGACCCTACTTCTTGGAAATATGGGTTTCATTCTTCTAGGGGGTAGAGCACTCAAG GAGATTAACTCAGAACTCAGTGATTCTCCACTGAGGCTCCAATACTTTATTGTCATCACCGGAGTGACCTACTTCATATTCGCCTTTTTCATTCCAACAATGTCTAAAATGAGATTTTGGCTTGGACCCTCTACCATTGTCACTTTTGCTTACATTGTCATACTCTTGGTGGTACTAGTTAAAGATG GGAAAACAAAGACGACAGAGCGAAATTATGAAATCCATGGAAACAAAGCTGAGAGAGTGTTCAATGTCTTCAATGCAGTTTCAGCTATTATTGTCTGCAACACCGCAGGCTTGCTACTAGAAATACAG TCAACCCTGCAGAAGCCAGCAGTAACAAATATGAGGAAAGCTTTATATCTGCAGTATAGTGCAGGGCTCTTATTTTACTATGGAGTCAGCATAGTAGGATACTGGGCATATGGCGCAACCGTATCTGAATACCTTCCTGAAGAGCTAAGTGGTCCTAAATCGGTTAAGGTCCTCATAAACGCTGCCGTGTTTCTACAATCCATAGTCTCACAACAT ATGTTTGTTGCACCAATTCATGAGGCCCTTGATACCAAGTTCCTTAAACTTGATGAGAGCATGCACTGGAAATATAACTTCAAGCGGAGGTTCTACCTCCGAGCCCTTCTCTTCATGGGAAATACATTTGTGACAGCAGCTATTCCTTTCATGGGGGACTTTGTGAACTTATTTGGATCGTTTACACTCGTTCCTCTAACTTTTGTTTTTCCAAGCATGATTTTCATTAAG GTGAAGGGAAAGACAGCTAGACTGGAGAAAAATTTGTGGCATTGGTTCAACATTGTTATTTTTTCTCTGCTTGCGATTATAACTACGATTTCTGCAGTTCGTTCGATTGTCAACAATGTTAAGGAATACAATTTCTTTGCAGATACATGA